A genomic segment from Drosophila miranda strain MSH22 chromosome 3, D.miranda_PacBio2.1, whole genome shotgun sequence encodes:
- the LOC108159821 gene encoding protein singed wings 2 isoform X1, translating into MARRTIRGCMNEKWAVSILSLLLMVSMRLVHVTAADSNETATTTAIEATPSTTMRMPTGYSQSCFNWTSVPEAAGGNCSRLTRSGLLKCYGGMNNLGALAKLGKSVPAQQMLLCGWPQDTSRFLGELQKLPRLRVLTIEYSGFTEFAFEFPEMSYLQSINISWTNLSYISTRTFKRVHTLKVLDLRWNQLIQLDGPLLLPRSFEQLYLAGNPWNCTRNFKWMLLQPEKGRLVVDRDELLCTDRKYKERQMLLVMHYKLELKKECQSHPDLRNCTCLMHHILPRTHIPLYTVNCSHMQFHSLPAYLPENTTTLTINDNLISDINPLRDNPHYRHVVDVHLENNRISNVDDLENTFWLQNFRLFNLRGNNLRKLHVYALENALNDNENANLLLLSKNPWHCTCKFGMRLRELLNQYRDIVRDAWNVTCTYMQDDELRLAKVLTLTRQDMCNVSAESGTQIHPIDWLNGVLASLIILILGKLAYDYYHYKYYNRVPWIVMKMP; encoded by the exons ATGGCACGACGAACTATCCGTGGGTGTATGAACGAAAAGTGGGCTGTGAGCATCCTTTCGCTGCTCTTGATGGTCTCGATGAG ACTCGTCCACGTCACCGCTGCTGACAGCAATGAGACGGCAACGACGACAGCGATTGAGGCCACACCGAGCACGACCATGCGGATGCCCACCGGCTACAGTCAGAGCTGCTTCAACTGGACTTCAGTGCCAGAGGCAGCGGGGGGCAACTGCTCCAGACTGACCCGGAGCGGACTCCTCAAATGCTATGGCGGCATGAACAACCTGGGGGCATTGGC GAAGCTGGGAAAGTCGGTGCCGGCCCAGCAAATGCTGCTGTGCGGCTGGCCCCAGGACACCTCCAGGTTCCTGGGCGAGTTGCAAAAGCTGCCCAGGCTGCGAGTCCTGACCATCGAGTACAGTGGGTTCACGGAGTTCGCCTTCGAATTTCCCGAAATGTCCTATCTGCAGAGCATCAACATCTCGTGGACGAATCTCTCCTACATTTCGACACGCACCTTCAAGCGAGTGCACACTCTGAAGGTCCTGGATCTGCGCTGGAACCAGCTTATCCAGCTGGACGGCCCCCTGCTGCTCCCCCGCTCCTTTGAGCAGCTCTACCTGGCCGGGAATCCCTGGAACTGCACGCGAAATTTCAAGTGGATGCTACTGCAGCCGGAGAAGGGGCGTCTCGTGGTGGACCGAGATGAGCTCCTCTGCACCGACCGCAAGTACAAGGAGCGCCAgatgctgctggtgatgcACTACAAATTG GAGCTGAAGAAGGAGTGCCAATCGCATCCGGACCTGAGGAACTGCACCTGCCTGATGCACCACATCCTGCCCAGGACCCATATTCCGCTCTACACGGTCAATTGCTCCCATATGCAATTCCACAGCCTGCCCGCCTATCTGCCGGAGAACACAACCACGCTGACCATCAACGATAATCTG ATCAGCGACATTAATCCGCTACGGGATAATCCCCATTACCGCCATGTGGTGGATGTGCATCTGGAGAACAACCGCATCTCCAATGTGGACGACCTGGAGAACACGTTTTGGCTGCAGAACTTCCGCCTCTTCAACCTGCGTGGCAACAACCTGAGGAAGCTGCATGTCTACGCACTGGAAAATGCGCTGAACGACAATGAGAACGCcaatctgctgctgctcagcAAGAATCCGTGGCACTGCACCTGCAAGTTTGGGATGCGGCTGCGCGAGCTACTGAACCAGTACCGGGACATTGTGAGGGATGCCTGGAATGTGACGTGCACCTACATGCAGGACGACGAGCTGCGGCTGGCCAAGGTGCTGACCCTCACCCGCCAGGACATGTGCAACGTGAGTGCGGAGAGTGGTACGCAGATCCATCCCATCGACTGGCTGAACGGCGTGCTGGCCAGCCTCATCATCCTCATTCTGGGAAAGCTTGCCTACGACTATTATCACTACAAGTATTACAACCGTGTTCCTTGGATAGTCATGAAGATGCCGTGA
- the LOC108159821 gene encoding protein singed wings 2 isoform X2, producing the protein MRMPTGYSQSCFNWTSVPEAAGGNCSRLTRSGLLKCYGGMNNLGALAKLGKSVPAQQMLLCGWPQDTSRFLGELQKLPRLRVLTIEYSGFTEFAFEFPEMSYLQSINISWTNLSYISTRTFKRVHTLKVLDLRWNQLIQLDGPLLLPRSFEQLYLAGNPWNCTRNFKWMLLQPEKGRLVVDRDELLCTDRKYKERQMLLVMHYKLELKKECQSHPDLRNCTCLMHHILPRTHIPLYTVNCSHMQFHSLPAYLPENTTTLTINDNLISDINPLRDNPHYRHVVDVHLENNRISNVDDLENTFWLQNFRLFNLRGNNLRKLHVYALENALNDNENANLLLLSKNPWHCTCKFGMRLRELLNQYRDIVRDAWNVTCTYMQDDELRLAKVLTLTRQDMCNVSAESGTQIHPIDWLNGVLASLIILILGKLAYDYYHYKYYNRVPWIVMKMP; encoded by the exons ATGCGGATGCCCACCGGCTACAGTCAGAGCTGCTTCAACTGGACTTCAGTGCCAGAGGCAGCGGGGGGCAACTGCTCCAGACTGACCCGGAGCGGACTCCTCAAATGCTATGGCGGCATGAACAACCTGGGGGCATTGGC GAAGCTGGGAAAGTCGGTGCCGGCCCAGCAAATGCTGCTGTGCGGCTGGCCCCAGGACACCTCCAGGTTCCTGGGCGAGTTGCAAAAGCTGCCCAGGCTGCGAGTCCTGACCATCGAGTACAGTGGGTTCACGGAGTTCGCCTTCGAATTTCCCGAAATGTCCTATCTGCAGAGCATCAACATCTCGTGGACGAATCTCTCCTACATTTCGACACGCACCTTCAAGCGAGTGCACACTCTGAAGGTCCTGGATCTGCGCTGGAACCAGCTTATCCAGCTGGACGGCCCCCTGCTGCTCCCCCGCTCCTTTGAGCAGCTCTACCTGGCCGGGAATCCCTGGAACTGCACGCGAAATTTCAAGTGGATGCTACTGCAGCCGGAGAAGGGGCGTCTCGTGGTGGACCGAGATGAGCTCCTCTGCACCGACCGCAAGTACAAGGAGCGCCAgatgctgctggtgatgcACTACAAATTG GAGCTGAAGAAGGAGTGCCAATCGCATCCGGACCTGAGGAACTGCACCTGCCTGATGCACCACATCCTGCCCAGGACCCATATTCCGCTCTACACGGTCAATTGCTCCCATATGCAATTCCACAGCCTGCCCGCCTATCTGCCGGAGAACACAACCACGCTGACCATCAACGATAATCTG ATCAGCGACATTAATCCGCTACGGGATAATCCCCATTACCGCCATGTGGTGGATGTGCATCTGGAGAACAACCGCATCTCCAATGTGGACGACCTGGAGAACACGTTTTGGCTGCAGAACTTCCGCCTCTTCAACCTGCGTGGCAACAACCTGAGGAAGCTGCATGTCTACGCACTGGAAAATGCGCTGAACGACAATGAGAACGCcaatctgctgctgctcagcAAGAATCCGTGGCACTGCACCTGCAAGTTTGGGATGCGGCTGCGCGAGCTACTGAACCAGTACCGGGACATTGTGAGGGATGCCTGGAATGTGACGTGCACCTACATGCAGGACGACGAGCTGCGGCTGGCCAAGGTGCTGACCCTCACCCGCCAGGACATGTGCAACGTGAGTGCGGAGAGTGGTACGCAGATCCATCCCATCGACTGGCTGAACGGCGTGCTGGCCAGCCTCATCATCCTCATTCTGGGAAAGCTTGCCTACGACTATTATCACTACAAGTATTACAACCGTGTTCCTTGGATAGTCATGAAGATGCCGTGA
- the LOC117187913 gene encoding protein FAM13A-like isoform X2, producing the protein MRHPTTGLNEDDLSRLTGSSSSTASCGSAVSDSSSSSSASSSSSAPTAAPTQCHEAAVVVRQQKSPERTKVSLASDAKKHLNSAAPQPKFNSTYLPEIINPLEWQKSSRKRKERLDSSSVFGQDRKLQRSNSEELLTDPAQGHAPSDPKTAAAHLLEAQCEVIRRVSSEDFERTASYANYCLEFEREQQSQGQSQPQEPEGGENNASLANLSIEVQSVQGSKERPRSETSPARQQREASDDSECEHERRRSSERFCKSRLPPGRKSGVTKKGSGSGGVGGKYLPSRRDEQSAYKYDLSALKYERRGFISSRKQQSQQQQSNSSSSASDHNDNNLIDFHQQQQQLQQQPSKRSSSISPTPTTSSSAGSDDTTPTPVKAKPPQHQQQQNPDLTSAQESLPWERGDEPAPVLSRRYAHSRPHVGGNIDAAAQLAKVMPYPQALPKQATSVQLHGCEDMDCLETMDAVRAFSSLENMRTRDVMQQVLPAMMVAFQTPEERLKAIGRRVAVLKKKLVQLEDALEQRLGYRPSQAERLNDKYVKNALAELSKLRKERHELKTDPIAALSLKLGGGGGAGGSGCQEAAKKLERMKATLAEIKQNLNEKRTNGHRSGQLEELTADQLVQEKTAVQHGLLYFENLYGHPINKEERDAARPLYDRYRQLKRLVARTVMFGTGTGVPELPTILEHEAMVFESTSTPLQYSSNNSTETTNSPSDSMAPNTLTQNASSDESTTTTTGPAAPAPATAAGSTESSSENISALSLDQLWEQLERVRDEKAVLKATIREYESLFEEQNGRKMLKQDRRSLETETYAQYKEKKGKVRLLQALIKKHIGH; encoded by the exons ATGCGCCATCCCACAACTGGGCTGAACGAAGACGACCTGAGTCGTCTCACCGGTTCATCATCGTCTACCGCCTCGTGCGGCAGTGCAGTCTCAGATTCATCTTCATCATCGTCAGCCTCCTCGTCATCGTCCGCACCCACGGCGGCCCCCACCCAGTGCCATGAGGCAGCAGTCGTTGTACGCCAGCAGAAGAGTCCCGAAAGGACCAAGGTGTCTTTGGCGTCGGACGCCAAGAAACATCTGAACAGCGCCGCCCCACAGCCAAAGTTCAACTCTACTTATCTTCCGGAGATCATCAATCCGCTGGAATGGCAGAAGTCATCCCGCAAGCGCAAGGAGCGCCTCGACAGCAGCTCCGTCTTTGGACAGGACCGCAAACTGCAGCGCAGCAACAGCGAGGAGCTGCTCACGGATCCAGCACAGGGCCACGCACCCAGCGACCCCAAGACAGCGGCCGCCCACCTGCTGGAGGCCCAATGCGAGGTCATTCGTCGCGTCTCGTCGGAGGACTTTGAGCGCACCGCCAGCTACGCCAACTACTGTCTGGAGTTTGAGCGCGAACAGCAGTCCCAGGGTCAGTCCCAGCCACAGGAGCCGGAGGGCGGCGAGAACAACGCATCGCTGGCCAATCTCTCGATTGAAGTCCAGAGCGTCCAGGGCTCCAAGGAGCGTCCGCGCTCGGAGACCAGTCCGGCCCGCCAGCAGCGGGAGGCCAGTGACGACAGCGAGTGCGAGCACGAGCGCCGAAGGAGCAGCGAACGCTTCTGTAAGTCCCGTCTGCCACCAGGCCGCAAGTCCGGCGTCACCAAGAAGGGCAGCGGTAGCGGAGGAGTCGGTGGCAAGTATCTGCCCTCCAGGCGGGACGAGCAGAGCGCCTATAAGTACGACCTGTCCGCCCTGAAGTACGAGCGTCGCGGTTTCATCAGCAGCAGGAAGCAGCAgtcgcaacagcagcagtccAACTCGTCTTCCTCCGCGTCCGATCACAACGACAACAATCTGATCGACTtccaccagcaacagcaacagctccAGCAGCAACCTTCGAAGAGAAGCTCCAGCATCTCGCCCACACCCACAACGAGCTCCTCGGCGGGCAGCGACGACACCACGCCCACACCCGTCAAGGCCAAGCCGCCgcagcaccaacagcagcagaacccGGACCTCACCTCGGCCCAGGAATCGTTGCCGTGGGAGCGTGGGGATGAGCCCGCCCCGGTGCTAAGCCGACGCTACGCCCACTCCCGACCTCATGTCGGCGGCAACATCGATGCAGCCGCCCAGCTGGCCAAGGTGATGCCCTATCCGCAAGCGCTGCCCAAGCAAGCAACCAGCGTGCAGCTGCATGGCTGCGAGGACATGGACTGCCTGGAGACGATGGACGCGGTGCGCGCTTTCAGTTCGCTGGAGAACATGCGCACCCGCGACGTGATGCAGCAGGTGCTCCCCGCCATGATGGTGGCCTTCCAGACGCCGGAGGAGCGCCTCAAGGCCATCGGCCGCCGGGTCGCCGTGCTCAAGAAGAAGCTCGTCCAGTTGGAGGACGCACTCGAACAGCGGCTCGGCTATCGCCCCTCGCAGGCAGAGCGCCTCAACGACAAGTACGTGAAGAACGCCTTGGCCGAGCTGAGCAAGCTGCGGAAGGAGCGACACGAGCTCAAGACTGATCCCATTGCTGCCCTCAGCCTCAAGCTGGGCGGAGGTGGCGGTGCCGGCGGCTCCGGGTGCCAGGAGGCGGCCAAGAAGCTGGAGCGCATGAAAGCCACCCTCGCTGAAATCAAGCAG AATCTCAACGAGAAGCGCACCAATGGCCACCGCTCCGGGCAGCTGGAGGAACTGACCGCTGATCAACTGGTGCAGGAAAAGACCGCCGTCCAGCATGGTCTGCTGTATTTTGAAAATCTCTACGGCCATCCCATCAACAAGGAAGAGCGCGATGCGGCCCGGCCCCTGTACGATCGTTACCGTCAGCTGAAGCGTCTGGTTGCCCGCACTGTTATGTTCGGAACTGGGACTGGGGTGCCGGAGCTGCCCACCATCCTGGAGCACGAGGCTATGGTCTTCGAGTCGACCTCCACACCACTGCAGTATTCATCGAACAACAGCACAGAGACCACCAACTCACCCAGCGACTCGATGGCGCCAAATACCCTTACGCAGAACGCTTCCTCCGATGAGTCGACCACCACCACCACGGGTCcagcagcgccagcgccagcgaCGGCGGCTGGATCGACGGAGTCTTCCAGCGAGAACATATCCGCACTGAGCCTGGACCAGCTGTGGGAGCAGCTGGAGCGGGTGCGCGACGAGAAGGCCGTGCTGAAGGCCACCATACGCGAGTACGAGTCGCTGTTCGAGGAGCAGAACGGCCGCAAGATGCTGAAGCAGGACCGAAGGTCCCTCGAGACGGAGACCTACGCCCAGTACAAAGAGAAGAAGGGCAAGGTCCGACTGCTGCAGGCCCTGATCAAGAAGCACATTGGCCACTAG
- the LOC117187967 gene encoding cytoplasmic phosphatidylinositol transfer protein 1, which produces MVLTKEYRVCMPLTVEEYKIGQLYMIARHSLEQSEEGEGVEVVENRPCEDAVHGKGQYTEKHIHLSSRLPYWVQAICPRVFYVIEKSWNYYPYTLTEYTCSFIPKLHVLIKTKYEDNNGTTENCLDLTEEELKVRSVDHPDIAFDEFNAKHYKREEDPKFFKSEKTGRGPLIEGWRETDKPIMCSYKVVHASFEVWGLQTKVEDFIQRGIRDILLLGHRQAFAWLDEWHGMTLEDVRDYERKKQAETNEKVQAAGDAPTQSGSGSNGRNTPTQDVD; this is translated from the exons ATGGTGTTGACGAAGGAATATCGCGTGTGCATGCCGCTAACCGTGGAGGAG TACAAGATTGGTCAGCTCTATATGATAGCACGCCATAGTCTGGAGCAATCCGAGGAAGGAGAGGGTGTTGAGGTGGTGGAGAACAGACCCTGTGAAGATGCCGTCCATGGCAAGGGCCAGTACACAGAGAAACACATCCACTTGTCCAG TCGACTGCCTTACTGGGTGCAAGCAATCTGCCCGCGCGTTTTCTATGTGATAGAGAAGTCCTGGAATTACTATCCCTACACACTAACAG AATATACG TGCTCCTTCATACCCAAGTTGCATGTCCTCATCAAGACGAAGTATGAGGACAACAATGGCACCACAGAAAAC TGTCTGGATCTTACTGAGGAGGAGCTGAAAGTGCGCTCTGTGGATCACCCTGACATAGCTTTCGATGAATTCAACGCCAAGCACTACAAGCGCGAGGAGGATCCCAAATTTTTCAAATCAGAAAAAACAG GTCGCGGACCGCTGATTGAGGGATGGCGGGAAACGGACAAGCCCATCATGTGCTCCTACAAGGTGGTCCATGCCAGCTTCGAGGTCTGGGGTTTGCAGACAAAAGTTGAGGATTTTATACAGCGCGGCATTCGCGACATACTCCTGCTTGGACATCGACAGGCCTTTGCCTGGCTGGACGAATGGCACGGCATGACCCTGGAGGATGTGCGTGACTACGAGCGCAAAAAACAAGCCGAGACCAATGAGAAGGTGCAGGCAGCTGGCGATGCCCCCACCCAGAGTGGTAGTGGCAGCAATGGACGTAATACGCCCACTCAGGATGTTGATTAA
- the LOC117187913 gene encoding protein FAM13A-like isoform X1 translates to MTPRIITYFLCGMRHPTTGLNEDDLSRLTGSSSSTASCGSAVSDSSSSSSASSSSSAPTAAPTQCHEAAVVVRQQKSPERTKVSLASDAKKHLNSAAPQPKFNSTYLPEIINPLEWQKSSRKRKERLDSSSVFGQDRKLQRSNSEELLTDPAQGHAPSDPKTAAAHLLEAQCEVIRRVSSEDFERTASYANYCLEFEREQQSQGQSQPQEPEGGENNASLANLSIEVQSVQGSKERPRSETSPARQQREASDDSECEHERRRSSERFCKSRLPPGRKSGVTKKGSGSGGVGGKYLPSRRDEQSAYKYDLSALKYERRGFISSRKQQSQQQQSNSSSSASDHNDNNLIDFHQQQQQLQQQPSKRSSSISPTPTTSSSAGSDDTTPTPVKAKPPQHQQQQNPDLTSAQESLPWERGDEPAPVLSRRYAHSRPHVGGNIDAAAQLAKVMPYPQALPKQATSVQLHGCEDMDCLETMDAVRAFSSLENMRTRDVMQQVLPAMMVAFQTPEERLKAIGRRVAVLKKKLVQLEDALEQRLGYRPSQAERLNDKYVKNALAELSKLRKERHELKTDPIAALSLKLGGGGGAGGSGCQEAAKKLERMKATLAEIKQNLNEKRTNGHRSGQLEELTADQLVQEKTAVQHGLLYFENLYGHPINKEERDAARPLYDRYRQLKRLVARTVMFGTGTGVPELPTILEHEAMVFESTSTPLQYSSNNSTETTNSPSDSMAPNTLTQNASSDESTTTTTGPAAPAPATAAGSTESSSENISALSLDQLWEQLERVRDEKAVLKATIREYESLFEEQNGRKMLKQDRRSLETETYAQYKEKKGKVRLLQALIKKHIGH, encoded by the exons ATGACGCCCAGAATTATTACATATTTTTTG TGCGGCATGCGCCATCCCACAACTGGGCTGAACGAAGACGACCTGAGTCGTCTCACCGGTTCATCATCGTCTACCGCCTCGTGCGGCAGTGCAGTCTCAGATTCATCTTCATCATCGTCAGCCTCCTCGTCATCGTCCGCACCCACGGCGGCCCCCACCCAGTGCCATGAGGCAGCAGTCGTTGTACGCCAGCAGAAGAGTCCCGAAAGGACCAAGGTGTCTTTGGCGTCGGACGCCAAGAAACATCTGAACAGCGCCGCCCCACAGCCAAAGTTCAACTCTACTTATCTTCCGGAGATCATCAATCCGCTGGAATGGCAGAAGTCATCCCGCAAGCGCAAGGAGCGCCTCGACAGCAGCTCCGTCTTTGGACAGGACCGCAAACTGCAGCGCAGCAACAGCGAGGAGCTGCTCACGGATCCAGCACAGGGCCACGCACCCAGCGACCCCAAGACAGCGGCCGCCCACCTGCTGGAGGCCCAATGCGAGGTCATTCGTCGCGTCTCGTCGGAGGACTTTGAGCGCACCGCCAGCTACGCCAACTACTGTCTGGAGTTTGAGCGCGAACAGCAGTCCCAGGGTCAGTCCCAGCCACAGGAGCCGGAGGGCGGCGAGAACAACGCATCGCTGGCCAATCTCTCGATTGAAGTCCAGAGCGTCCAGGGCTCCAAGGAGCGTCCGCGCTCGGAGACCAGTCCGGCCCGCCAGCAGCGGGAGGCCAGTGACGACAGCGAGTGCGAGCACGAGCGCCGAAGGAGCAGCGAACGCTTCTGTAAGTCCCGTCTGCCACCAGGCCGCAAGTCCGGCGTCACCAAGAAGGGCAGCGGTAGCGGAGGAGTCGGTGGCAAGTATCTGCCCTCCAGGCGGGACGAGCAGAGCGCCTATAAGTACGACCTGTCCGCCCTGAAGTACGAGCGTCGCGGTTTCATCAGCAGCAGGAAGCAGCAgtcgcaacagcagcagtccAACTCGTCTTCCTCCGCGTCCGATCACAACGACAACAATCTGATCGACTtccaccagcaacagcaacagctccAGCAGCAACCTTCGAAGAGAAGCTCCAGCATCTCGCCCACACCCACAACGAGCTCCTCGGCGGGCAGCGACGACACCACGCCCACACCCGTCAAGGCCAAGCCGCCgcagcaccaacagcagcagaacccGGACCTCACCTCGGCCCAGGAATCGTTGCCGTGGGAGCGTGGGGATGAGCCCGCCCCGGTGCTAAGCCGACGCTACGCCCACTCCCGACCTCATGTCGGCGGCAACATCGATGCAGCCGCCCAGCTGGCCAAGGTGATGCCCTATCCGCAAGCGCTGCCCAAGCAAGCAACCAGCGTGCAGCTGCATGGCTGCGAGGACATGGACTGCCTGGAGACGATGGACGCGGTGCGCGCTTTCAGTTCGCTGGAGAACATGCGCACCCGCGACGTGATGCAGCAGGTGCTCCCCGCCATGATGGTGGCCTTCCAGACGCCGGAGGAGCGCCTCAAGGCCATCGGCCGCCGGGTCGCCGTGCTCAAGAAGAAGCTCGTCCAGTTGGAGGACGCACTCGAACAGCGGCTCGGCTATCGCCCCTCGCAGGCAGAGCGCCTCAACGACAAGTACGTGAAGAACGCCTTGGCCGAGCTGAGCAAGCTGCGGAAGGAGCGACACGAGCTCAAGACTGATCCCATTGCTGCCCTCAGCCTCAAGCTGGGCGGAGGTGGCGGTGCCGGCGGCTCCGGGTGCCAGGAGGCGGCCAAGAAGCTGGAGCGCATGAAAGCCACCCTCGCTGAAATCAAGCAG AATCTCAACGAGAAGCGCACCAATGGCCACCGCTCCGGGCAGCTGGAGGAACTGACCGCTGATCAACTGGTGCAGGAAAAGACCGCCGTCCAGCATGGTCTGCTGTATTTTGAAAATCTCTACGGCCATCCCATCAACAAGGAAGAGCGCGATGCGGCCCGGCCCCTGTACGATCGTTACCGTCAGCTGAAGCGTCTGGTTGCCCGCACTGTTATGTTCGGAACTGGGACTGGGGTGCCGGAGCTGCCCACCATCCTGGAGCACGAGGCTATGGTCTTCGAGTCGACCTCCACACCACTGCAGTATTCATCGAACAACAGCACAGAGACCACCAACTCACCCAGCGACTCGATGGCGCCAAATACCCTTACGCAGAACGCTTCCTCCGATGAGTCGACCACCACCACCACGGGTCcagcagcgccagcgccagcgaCGGCGGCTGGATCGACGGAGTCTTCCAGCGAGAACATATCCGCACTGAGCCTGGACCAGCTGTGGGAGCAGCTGGAGCGGGTGCGCGACGAGAAGGCCGTGCTGAAGGCCACCATACGCGAGTACGAGTCGCTGTTCGAGGAGCAGAACGGCCGCAAGATGCTGAAGCAGGACCGAAGGTCCCTCGAGACGGAGACCTACGCCCAGTACAAAGAGAAGAAGGGCAAGGTCCGACTGCTGCAGGCCCTGATCAAGAAGCACATTGGCCACTAG